A window of the Parabacteroides merdae ATCC 43184 genome harbors these coding sequences:
- a CDS encoding FtsW/RodA/SpoVE family cell cycle protein → MDLASKLFKGDRVIWVIFMFLCLVSVIEVFSATSTIAYKNANHWAPIVRHATFLLGGFVLVLLMHNIPCRFYSLLSLLLPVSMVLLAITPFVGVVVNGEPRWLEILGIRFQPSEIAKIAAIGYTAFILSKRNWFTDKQMFWYILGGVGGVCFLIFFNNGSTAILLFAVTFMMMFIGQISIGRLLRLGGAGIIGVLMLVGFIRFAPDKVIDLMPDRVHTWKARIERFSDPADAVKFEPGRAVSIDGDDYQVVHAKIALARGGLFGKFPGHGQQRDFLPQAYSDFIYAIIIEEMGIVGGVFVLLLYIILLVRVGMIARRCDKLFPKFLVLGCGLLVVVQALTNMAVAVDLIPVTGQPLPLVSRGGTSTVISCAYIGIILSVSRFGANMGNEEETPEEEGTAAVAEGGTLPESERIADATLDTVSDKPFEATAKAPVGEENPLEAVRTIEETTTETKI, encoded by the coding sequence ATGGACTTAGCAAGTAAACTGTTCAAGGGCGACCGGGTGATATGGGTGATCTTCATGTTCCTGTGTTTGGTCTCGGTGATCGAGGTCTTCAGTGCAACCAGTACGATTGCTTATAAGAATGCGAATCATTGGGCTCCTATTGTACGTCATGCGACTTTCCTGTTGGGAGGTTTCGTGCTTGTACTGTTGATGCACAACATACCGTGCAGGTTCTATTCCTTGTTGAGTTTGCTTTTGCCGGTCTCGATGGTTCTGTTGGCCATTACGCCCTTTGTTGGTGTCGTGGTAAATGGGGAACCTCGTTGGCTGGAAATTCTCGGAATCCGTTTCCAGCCCTCGGAAATAGCCAAGATAGCCGCTATCGGTTATACGGCGTTTATCCTGAGCAAGCGGAATTGGTTCACGGATAAACAGATGTTCTGGTACATCTTGGGAGGCGTTGGAGGTGTTTGTTTTCTGATCTTCTTCAATAACGGGTCGACCGCTATCCTGCTGTTCGCCGTGACTTTCATGATGATGTTCATCGGGCAGATATCCATCGGACGTCTGCTGAGATTGGGCGGTGCGGGTATCATCGGCGTCTTGATGTTAGTGGGTTTTATACGGTTTGCCCCGGACAAGGTGATCGACTTGATGCCGGATCGTGTGCACACTTGGAAAGCACGTATCGAGCGTTTTTCCGATCCGGCGGATGCCGTCAAGTTTGAACCGGGAAGAGCTGTCAGCATTGACGGTGACGATTACCAGGTGGTGCATGCCAAGATTGCACTAGCACGTGGCGGTCTGTTCGGGAAGTTCCCCGGACATGGGCAGCAACGCGACTTTCTGCCGCAGGCTTACTCGGACTTTATCTATGCCATTATTATAGAAGAGATGGGAATCGTCGGGGGTGTCTTTGTCCTGCTCCTGTATATCATCTTGCTTGTCAGGGTGGGGATGATTGCTCGTAGATGTGATAAGCTCTTTCCTAAATTCCTGGTGCTGGGCTGCGGATTGTTGGTTGTCGTCCAGGCCTTGACGAATATGGCGGTGGCGGTAGACCTGATACCGGTGACCGGACAACCTTTGCCGTTGGTCAGCCGGGGAGGTACGTCGACTGTAATCAGTTGCGCCTATATCGGCATCATCTTGAGCGTTAGCCGTTTCGGGGCCAATATGGGAAATGAGGAAGAAACACCGGAAGAAGAAGGGACTGCTGCTGTTGCCGAAGGTGGTACGCTTCCGGAAAGCGAAAGGATCGCGGATGCAACCCTTGATACCGTTTCGGACAAACCGTTCGAAGCGACCGCGAAAGCTCCCGTGGGTGAAGAGAATCCATTGGAGGCCGTGCGGACAATAGAAGAAACAACAACAGAAACTAAAATATGA
- the mraY gene encoding phospho-N-acetylmuramoyl-pentapeptide-transferase produces the protein MLYYLFNYLDQLDFPGAGMFKYVSFRSAQALILSLFISTAIGRRIIDKLQMLQIGETVRNLGLEGQMSKKGTPTMGGIIIIIAIVVPTLLCAKLTNIYVILMLVTTIWLGALGFADDYIKVFRKNKEGMHGKFKIIGQIGLGLIVGLVLFMSPDVVIKENMEVRHDNVIEEVRYHAVEKKSTKTTIPFVKNNNFDYAQLVNWAGEYKEEAAWLVFVLMVIFVVTAVSNGANLTDGLDGLAAGSSAIIGVALGILAYMSSHFEFASFLNIMFIPGAEELVVFAAAFIGATVGFLWYNAYPAQVFMGDTGSLTLGGIIAVFAIIIRKELLIPILCGIFLVENLSVLMQTFYFKYTKKKYGEGRRIFKMAPLHHHFQKPGNAGIQALIQKPFNVVPESKIVVRFWLIGIILAVITIVTLKMR, from the coding sequence ATGTTGTATTATTTGTTTAATTATTTGGATCAGCTCGATTTTCCGGGGGCCGGTATGTTCAAGTATGTATCATTCCGTTCCGCCCAGGCATTGATCCTGTCCTTGTTCATCTCGACGGCTATCGGACGCCGTATCATCGACAAGCTGCAAATGTTGCAGATCGGCGAGACGGTGCGTAACCTCGGCCTGGAAGGGCAGATGAGTAAGAAAGGGACGCCGACGATGGGAGGTATCATCATTATCATTGCGATTGTGGTGCCGACCTTGCTTTGTGCGAAGCTGACCAATATCTATGTGATCCTGATGCTGGTGACGACCATCTGGTTAGGGGCGTTGGGATTTGCCGACGACTATATCAAGGTGTTCCGGAAGAACAAGGAAGGCATGCATGGCAAGTTCAAGATTATCGGACAGATCGGTCTGGGGTTGATCGTCGGCCTGGTGCTTTTTATGAGTCCGGATGTGGTGATCAAGGAGAATATGGAAGTGCGGCATGACAATGTGATCGAGGAAGTCCGCTACCATGCAGTTGAAAAGAAGTCGACCAAGACGACGATCCCGTTTGTGAAGAACAACAATTTCGATTATGCGCAGTTGGTCAACTGGGCAGGCGAATATAAGGAAGAGGCAGCCTGGCTGGTCTTCGTCCTGATGGTGATCTTCGTGGTAACGGCCGTGTCGAACGGGGCGAACCTGACGGACGGTTTGGATGGTCTGGCGGCGGGAAGCTCGGCGATTATCGGGGTGGCACTCGGAATACTTGCGTATATGTCGTCGCACTTCGAGTTCGCCTCTTTCCTGAATATCATGTTCATCCCCGGAGCGGAAGAACTGGTGGTGTTTGCGGCTGCCTTTATCGGGGCAACGGTCGGATTCTTGTGGTACAATGCTTATCCGGCACAAGTGTTTATGGGGGATACGGGTAGCTTGACGTTAGGCGGTATCATCGCTGTATTCGCAATCATTATTCGGAAGGAATTACTGATCCCGATCTTGTGCGGCATCTTCCTGGTGGAGAATCTCTCCGTCCTTATGCAGACGTTCTATTTCAAATATACGAAGAAGAAATACGGTGAGGGACGGCGCATTTTCAAGATGGCTCCCCTTCATCACCATTTCCAGAAGCCCGGTAATGCGGGAATACAGGCTTTGATACAGAAACCTTTTAACGTGGTGCCCGAATCGAAGATCGTGGTCCGGTTTTGGTTGATCGGTATCATCCTGGCAGTTATAACGATTGTGACGTTAAAGATGAGGTAA
- a CDS encoding UDP-N-acetylmuramoyl-L-alanyl-D-glutamate--2,6-diaminopimelate ligase yields MELKELIHPLEVLEVVGNTDVEISGIQSDSRKVEKGFLFVAVRGTTVDGHDYIQSAIGKGAAAIVCEEIPALSDEDIQVSESKPVFIRVKDSADALGKSLSAWYENPSDNLILVGVTGTNGKTTIATLLYEMFRKMGHKVGLLSTVCNYIDGEAIPTDHTTPDPVTLHNLMARMVEAGCEYAFMEVSSHSIDQKRISGLSFNGGIFTNLTRDHLDYHKTVENYLKAKKKFFDDLPTSAFALTNADDKAGLVMLQNTAARKLTYSLRTLADFKGKILESHFEGTEMLVNGREVMTRFVGRFNAYNLLAVYGAAVSLGKDPEEVLVVLSDLHSVSGRFQTIQSPKGYTAIVDYAHTPDALTNVLNSIHEVLNGNGRVITVVGCGGNRDKGKRPIMAKEAAKLSDQLILTSDNPRFEEPDEIIKDMVAGLNAADMEHTLCITDRAQAIKTATMLARKGDVILVAGKGHEDYQEVKGVKHHFDDREQLKEIFKS; encoded by the coding sequence ATGGAACTAAAAGAACTTATTCATCCGTTGGAAGTGCTTGAGGTCGTAGGAAACACCGACGTGGAGATCTCCGGTATTCAGTCTGATTCCCGTAAAGTGGAAAAAGGCTTTTTGTTTGTGGCGGTTCGGGGTACGACCGTAGATGGCCATGATTATATCCAAAGCGCGATCGGGAAAGGGGCTGCCGCAATCGTTTGCGAGGAAATTCCTGCTCTTTCGGATGAAGACATACAGGTATCCGAAAGCAAACCGGTTTTTATCCGGGTGAAAGATTCGGCGGATGCTTTAGGCAAATCACTTTCTGCCTGGTATGAGAATCCTTCGGACAATCTGATATTGGTTGGAGTGACCGGCACGAACGGAAAGACGACAATTGCGACGCTCCTGTACGAGATGTTCCGGAAGATGGGGCATAAAGTAGGATTACTCTCTACCGTTTGCAATTATATCGATGGCGAAGCAATCCCGACTGATCATACGACGCCTGACCCTGTCACCCTTCATAATCTGATGGCTCGGATGGTGGAAGCCGGTTGCGAGTATGCTTTTATGGAAGTCAGTTCGCATTCGATCGACCAAAAGCGTATCAGCGGCCTGTCGTTCAACGGAGGTATCTTTACCAATCTGACGCGTGATCACTTGGATTATCATAAGACAGTCGAGAATTACTTGAAAGCCAAGAAGAAATTCTTCGATGATCTGCCTACTTCGGCTTTCGCACTTACGAATGCGGACGACAAAGCCGGTCTTGTCATGTTGCAGAATACGGCTGCCAGGAAGCTGACCTATTCGCTTCGCACATTGGCCGATTTCAAAGGAAAGATATTGGAATCCCATTTCGAAGGGACTGAAATGCTGGTTAACGGGCGTGAGGTGATGACACGCTTTGTCGGCCGTTTCAATGCCTATAACCTGTTGGCAGTGTATGGAGCTGCTGTTTCGTTAGGCAAAGATCCGGAAGAAGTGTTGGTGGTGTTGAGCGATCTGCATTCGGTTTCCGGTCGTTTCCAGACGATCCAGTCTCCGAAAGGCTATACGGCAATCGTGGACTATGCCCATACGCCTGACGCATTGACGAACGTGCTCAACAGCATCCATGAGGTGTTGAACGGCAACGGCCGTGTGATCACGGTCGTTGGCTGTGGCGGCAACCGCGACAAAGGAAAGCGCCCGATCATGGCGAAGGAGGCAGCCAAGTTGAGCGATCAGCTGATCCTGACCTCCGACAATCCCCGTTTCGAGGAACCGGATGAGATCATTAAAGATATGGTGGCCGGCCTGAATGCTGCCGATATGGAACATACGCTCTGCATTACGGACCGTGCGCAGGCGATCAAAACAGCCACTATGCTCGCCAGGAAAGGTGACGTGATCCTGGTTGCAGGCAAGGGCCATGAAGATTACCAGGAAGTAAAAGGCGTGAAGCATCATTTTGATGACCGGGAACAGTTAAAAGAAATATTTAAGAGTTGA
- a CDS encoding FtsL-like putative cell division protein yields the protein METKQKEKKKENRFSFLYILGGGILKEDFIVRHTKMIVLVVVLIFIFIGNRYVCMQRLREIDRLQQQLRDVRFEALSISSELTGNSRQSQIELLIEEQGIELEAAKNPPYELYK from the coding sequence ATGGAAACGAAACAGAAGGAAAAGAAGAAGGAGAATCGTTTTTCTTTTTTGTATATATTGGGGGGGGGGATCCTGAAAGAGGATTTCATTGTCAGGCATACGAAGATGATCGTGCTTGTTGTCGTACTGATATTCATATTTATCGGTAACCGATATGTCTGTATGCAGCGGTTGCGTGAAATCGACCGCTTACAACAGCAATTGCGCGATGTGCGGTTCGAGGCGCTGTCCATTTCTTCGGAATTGACAGGCAACAGCCGTCAGTCGCAGATTGAACTGTTGATAGAAGAACAGGGTATAGAATTGGAAGCGGCGAAGAATCCGCCGTATGAATTGTATAAGTAA
- the murC gene encoding UDP-N-acetylmuramate--L-alanine ligase encodes MDINNITAVYFIGAGGIGMSALIRYFLSKGKKVGGYDKTPSGLTEQLNYEGAAIHYEDNVDLIPDDFTDPAKTLVVYTPAVPEDHSELCYFRGNGFEVMKRARVLGEITGCNRGLCVAGTHGKTTTSSMVAHLLKQSHVDCNAFLGGILKNYDSNLMLSDKSDLTVIEADEFDRSFHWLKPYMAVITAADPDHLDIYGTPEAYRESFEHFTSLIRPDGCLLMKQSINVTPRLQEGVKFYTYTGAFDAKELSTFNFQLSTGSPDFYAENVRIGGGEIFFDFVGPDVRIPDIQLGVPVKVNIENGVAAIALAWLNGVTPEEIKHGMATFAGPRRRFDFHLKKENIVLIDDYAHHPAELKASILSVKELYAGRKVTGIFQPHLYTRTRDFAADFAASLSLLDELILLDIYPAREEPIPGVTSQIIFDAVTIADKRLIRKEELLDVVAAEAGKFEVVLMVGAGNIELLVDPVKQILDKKE; translated from the coding sequence ATGGATATAAACAACATAACGGCTGTCTATTTTATCGGGGCCGGCGGGATTGGGATGAGTGCCTTGATCCGCTATTTCCTTTCGAAAGGAAAGAAGGTGGGCGGTTACGACAAGACTCCTTCCGGTCTGACGGAGCAGTTGAATTATGAAGGAGCCGCCATTCACTATGAAGACAATGTCGACCTGATCCCCGACGACTTTACCGATCCGGCAAAGACACTGGTCGTCTATACTCCTGCCGTTCCCGAAGACCATTCGGAGCTTTGCTATTTCCGGGGGAATGGTTTCGAGGTGATGAAGCGTGCACGTGTGTTAGGCGAGATCACTGGTTGCAACCGGGGATTGTGTGTGGCCGGTACGCACGGCAAGACAACGACCTCTTCGATGGTCGCCCACCTGCTGAAACAGTCTCATGTGGATTGCAATGCTTTCTTAGGCGGTATCCTGAAGAACTATGACAGCAACCTGATGCTTTCCGACAAGAGTGACCTGACCGTGATAGAAGCGGACGAGTTCGACCGTTCGTTCCATTGGTTGAAACCTTATATGGCCGTTATTACCGCGGCCGATCCCGATCATCTGGATATCTACGGGACTCCGGAAGCCTATCGTGAAAGTTTCGAACATTTTACCTCGTTGATCCGCCCGGACGGTTGCCTGCTTATGAAACAAAGCATCAACGTCACTCCCCGCCTGCAGGAAGGCGTGAAGTTTTATACTTATACCGGCGCTTTCGACGCAAAAGAACTTTCAACTTTCAACTTTCAACTCTCAACTGGAAGTCCCGACTTTTATGCGGAGAACGTCCGCATCGGAGGTGGCGAAATCTTCTTCGACTTTGTCGGTCCTGATGTCCGCATCCCCGACATACAGCTGGGCGTGCCCGTGAAAGTAAACATCGAGAACGGAGTTGCCGCTATCGCCCTTGCCTGGCTGAACGGTGTGACACCGGAGGAGATCAAGCATGGTATGGCGACCTTTGCCGGTCCGCGCCGTCGTTTCGACTTCCATCTCAAGAAAGAAAATATCGTCCTGATCGACGACTATGCCCATCATCCTGCCGAGCTGAAGGCAAGTATCCTTTCCGTGAAGGAGCTGTATGCCGGACGCAAGGTGACCGGTATCTTCCAGCCGCACCTTTACACCCGTACGCGTGACTTTGCCGCCGACTTTGCCGCCAGCCTCTCGCTCCTGGATGAACTGATACTGCTGGATATCTACCCGGCGCGTGAGGAGCCGATACCGGGTGTCACTTCACAGATTATCTTCGATGCCGTGACCATTGCCGACAAGCGGTTGATCCGCAAGGAGGAACTGTTGGACGTGGTGGCTGCCGAAGCCGGTAAGTTCGAAGTCGTCCTGATGGTCGGAGCCGGCAATATTGAACTGTTGGTAGATCCGGTAAAACAAATATTGGATAAAAAAGAATAA
- the murG gene encoding undecaprenyldiphospho-muramoylpentapeptide beta-N-acetylglucosaminyltransferase, whose protein sequence is MKQYRIIISGGGTGGHIFPAISIANTFRKRFPEAEILFVGADDRMEMEKVPAAGYRIVGLPVSGFDRAHLANNIRVAGRLLKSLKLAKKTIREFKPDIAVGVGGYASGPTLWMAASLGIPTLIQEQNSYAGVTNKLLAKKAGKICVAYEGMEKFFPADRIVVTGNPVRQDLEEASDKREEALKFFGLSPDKKTILVVGGSLGARTINRSIQGDLDKLFASDVDVQVIWQTGRYYHEEALKHLKAYRGMPIWCSDFITRMDYAYAAADLIISRAGASSISELCLLKKPVILVPSPNVAEDHQTKNALALVGKDAAVMVADKDAEQQLVSKALEIIHDDERLRVLGRNIATLAQHQSAERIVDEIVKIIEKKNL, encoded by the coding sequence ATGAAACAGTACCGAATCATCATAAGCGGCGGTGGAACCGGAGGGCATATCTTCCCGGCTATCTCCATTGCCAATACCTTCAGGAAACGTTTTCCGGAGGCGGAAATACTGTTTGTGGGAGCTGATGACCGGATGGAAATGGAGAAAGTGCCTGCCGCCGGTTATCGCATCGTGGGGTTGCCGGTTAGCGGCTTCGACCGTGCCCACTTGGCCAATAACATCCGTGTCGCAGGCCGTTTGCTCAAAAGCCTCAAGCTTGCCAAAAAGACGATACGGGAGTTCAAACCCGATATTGCCGTGGGGGTAGGCGGTTATGCCAGCGGACCGACGCTCTGGATGGCTGCTTCCTTAGGAATCCCTACCCTGATACAGGAGCAGAATTCCTATGCAGGTGTCACGAATAAGCTCCTGGCAAAGAAAGCCGGCAAAATATGCGTCGCCTACGAAGGCATGGAGAAGTTCTTCCCGGCCGACCGTATCGTCGTGACCGGCAATCCGGTCCGTCAGGATCTGGAAGAGGCGTCGGACAAGCGTGAGGAAGCCTTGAAGTTCTTCGGCCTCTCCCCGGATAAGAAGACGATTCTGGTGGTTGGCGGCAGTCTGGGTGCACGGACGATCAACCGCAGCATACAAGGAGATCTGGATAAACTTTTCGCTTCGGATGTCGACGTACAGGTAATCTGGCAAACCGGACGCTATTACCATGAAGAAGCCTTGAAACATCTGAAGGCTTACAGGGGAATGCCGATCTGGTGCTCGGACTTCATCACCCGTATGGACTATGCCTATGCGGCGGCCGATCTGATTATCTCCCGTGCAGGCGCCAGTTCTATTTCCGAACTTTGCCTGCTGAAGAAACCGGTGATCCTGGTTCCTTCTCCCAATGTGGCGGAAGACCATCAGACGAAGAATGCTTTGGCATTGGTGGGTAAAGATGCTGCTGTCATGGTGGCCGACAAAGATGCCGAACAGCAATTGGTGTCGAAGGCTCTCGAAATCATCCACGACGACGAACGTCTCCGTGTCTTGGGCCGCAACATCGCGACATTGGCCCAGCACCAGAGCGCGGAACGCATAGTGGACGAGATCGTCAAGATTATCGAAAAGAAAAACCTATGA
- the murD gene encoding UDP-N-acetylmuramoyl-L-alanine--D-glutamate ligase, with protein MKKRIVILGAGESGAGAAVLAKAKGFDVFVSDFSSIKPKYKDMLDAHGICWEEGRHTEADILNADEIIKSPGIPDKAPIIKKLKEKGTPIISEIEFAGRYTDAKMICITGSNGKTTTTMLTYHILRQAGVDAGLAGNVGNSLALQVAEDPHAVYVIELSSFQLDNMYDFKADIAILLNITPDHLDRYNYEMQNYVDAKFRIIRNQTAEDAFIFWNDDPIIAREIAKRHPQATLYPFAETHEAGVKGYTEDKKIIIETSNGTFTMEEDLLALSGTHNLYNSLASGIASKLVDIHDENLRASLSDFTGVEHRLEKVARVRGVDYINDSKATNVNSCWYALQSMTTPLVLILGGTDKGNDYSEIEELVKKKVHALIFLGVDNAKLHGFFDGKVPVIEDARSMEEAVAKAYKLAEKGDTVLLSPCCASFDLFKSYEDRGDQFKACVRNL; from the coding sequence ATGAAGAAAAGGATTGTTATCTTAGGGGCCGGTGAAAGTGGCGCAGGTGCTGCCGTGCTGGCAAAGGCGAAAGGATTCGATGTGTTCGTTTCCGATTTCTCGTCCATCAAACCCAAGTATAAGGATATGCTGGATGCCCACGGTATCTGTTGGGAAGAGGGCCGGCATACCGAAGCCGACATCCTGAATGCCGACGAGATTATCAAGAGTCCGGGGATTCCCGACAAGGCTCCTATCATAAAGAAACTGAAGGAGAAAGGTACGCCTATCATCTCCGAGATAGAATTTGCCGGACGGTACACGGATGCCAAGATGATCTGTATCACCGGAAGCAATGGCAAGACGACGACGACCATGCTGACTTACCACATCCTCCGGCAGGCGGGAGTGGATGCGGGGCTTGCCGGGAACGTCGGGAACAGCCTTGCCCTCCAGGTGGCTGAAGATCCTCACGCCGTCTACGTGATCGAACTGAGTAGTTTCCAGCTCGATAACATGTACGACTTCAAGGCGGACATCGCCATCTTGCTGAATATAACGCCTGACCATCTGGATCGTTATAACTACGAGATGCAGAACTATGTGGATGCCAAATTCCGCATTATCCGGAACCAGACGGCTGAAGATGCTTTCATATTCTGGAACGACGATCCCATTATTGCCCGCGAAATCGCCAAACGCCATCCGCAGGCAACTCTCTACCCGTTCGCCGAAACTCACGAAGCCGGCGTAAAGGGCTATACGGAAGACAAAAAGATAATAATTGAAACCTCAAACGGAACGTTTACAATGGAAGAAGATTTATTGGCATTATCGGGAACGCATAATCTGTATAATTCGCTGGCTTCTGGTATCGCATCCAAATTGGTGGATATCCACGATGAGAATTTACGGGCTTCGCTGAGCGACTTTACCGGGGTGGAACATCGCCTGGAGAAAGTGGCACGTGTGCGCGGAGTCGATTATATCAACGACTCGAAAGCTACGAATGTAAACTCCTGCTGGTATGCCTTGCAGAGCATGACCACTCCGCTGGTCTTGATACTGGGTGGAACGGATAAGGGAAATGATTATTCCGAAATCGAAGAGCTGGTGAAGAAAAAGGTGCATGCCCTCATATTCCTCGGTGTGGACAATGCCAAGCTGCATGGTTTCTTCGACGGGAAGGTTCCTGTTATCGAGGATGCCCGTTCGATGGAAGAAGCCGTAGCGAAAGCGTATAAGCTGGCCGAAAAGGGAGATACCGTCCTGTTGTCACCCTGCTGTGCCAGCTTCGACCTCTTCAAGAGCTATGAGGATCGTGGCGACCAGTTCAAGGCTTGTGTGCGTAACCTGTAA
- a CDS encoding penicillin-binding protein: MAEEEIGSKEQAPKSNRILFCYFFIVLLLGLVAIGILVRAFDTAFVERETWMKVAESQKRPNRLIYPSRGNIYSSDGKLMATSVPCFYLYIDFNADCYTHPTKKWNSLDTLLKSKHNGIDSLSFYLSRKLKDRTPVGYKNYLLNGLKKKSRQFPVCDGKVSYSDLKEIKKFPFFRLGRFKSGFYTREMVERQKPFGTLASRTIGDTFRDIDPKTGLTKGKNGLELQYDTLLHGVAGLNSVRRLGGGWTNVVEVDPVEGMDIRTTIDINIQDIAEKSLLDMLKKIDAASGTAVVMEVATGEVKAITNMGRIREGVYGEDTNHAVADETEPGSTFKVASIMVALEDGVCQPGDTVDVGNGIYMYKGARMTDHNNHKGGYGRISVEQAIWYSSNIGVAKTILKGYEKNPTKYVEGLYRIGLNEDLRLEIPGAGRAKIRRPDDTVRYWSKTALPWMSFGYETQIPPIYTLAFYNAIANNGKMVRPIFTKEIMHNGKTVQSFSTEVIRESICSERTLNMIKDMLLGVVEKGTGKAVHSDFVRIAGKTGTAQIASGGVYRQAGHQVAFCGYFPADEPKYSCIVVIRQPRNGYPSGGTMSGGVVKAIAEKVYASHMSFDIRDMEKDSLAVTLPQPKAGERGALEYVLDKLDIEADNDSIETQWVTAKREDGREDVELKDIPIREGLVPNVVGMGAKDAVYLLESVGLRASLNGMGRVSSQSVSPGSRVSKGQTVSLTLK; this comes from the coding sequence ATGGCTGAAGAAGAGATCGGATCAAAAGAACAAGCTCCTAAGAGTAACCGGATTTTATTCTGTTACTTCTTTATCGTGCTGTTGCTCGGATTGGTAGCAATAGGCATCTTGGTGCGTGCCTTCGATACGGCTTTTGTGGAAAGGGAGACTTGGATGAAGGTGGCCGAGAGCCAGAAGCGTCCGAACCGCCTGATCTATCCCAGCCGTGGAAATATCTATTCTTCCGACGGCAAGCTGATGGCGACCAGTGTGCCTTGCTTTTATCTGTATATCGATTTCAACGCAGACTGCTATACCCATCCGACCAAGAAGTGGAACAGCTTGGATACGCTTCTGAAAAGTAAACATAACGGGATCGACTCCCTTTCTTTTTACCTTTCCCGCAAATTGAAAGACAGGACGCCTGTCGGATATAAGAATTACCTGCTGAATGGTCTGAAGAAGAAAAGCCGCCAGTTCCCCGTTTGTGACGGTAAAGTTTCCTATTCCGACTTGAAGGAAATAAAGAAATTCCCGTTCTTCCGTTTGGGACGGTTCAAGAGCGGCTTCTACACGCGGGAGATGGTCGAACGGCAGAAGCCGTTCGGGACATTGGCCTCCCGTACGATCGGCGACACGTTCCGCGATATCGATCCTAAAACAGGACTGACAAAGGGAAAGAACGGTCTGGAATTGCAATACGATACTTTGCTCCACGGCGTAGCCGGCCTGAATTCCGTACGTCGTCTCGGTGGAGGATGGACGAATGTCGTAGAGGTCGATCCGGTGGAAGGAATGGATATCCGCACGACGATCGACATCAATATCCAGGATATAGCCGAGAAGTCGTTGCTCGACATGCTGAAAAAGATCGACGCTGCATCGGGTACGGCTGTCGTCATGGAAGTCGCGACAGGCGAGGTGAAAGCCATTACCAACATGGGGCGTATTCGTGAAGGCGTCTACGGCGAGGATACCAACCATGCCGTGGCAGACGAAACGGAACCCGGTTCGACCTTTAAAGTCGCCTCCATCATGGTGGCGCTTGAAGATGGTGTCTGCCAGCCCGGCGATACGGTCGATGTCGGCAACGGTATCTATATGTATAAAGGAGCCCGTATGACGGATCATAATAACCATAAAGGCGGTTACGGCCGTATTTCGGTGGAACAGGCTATTTGGTATTCCTCCAATATCGGGGTGGCCAAGACGATCCTGAAAGGATATGAAAAGAATCCGACTAAGTATGTGGAAGGGCTTTACCGTATCGGTTTGAATGAAGACCTCCGTCTGGAAATCCCTGGAGCGGGCCGTGCTAAAATCCGCCGGCCGGACGACACTGTGCGCTACTGGTCGAAGACTGCTCTGCCGTGGATGTCTTTCGGGTATGAGACTCAGATCCCGCCGATTTATACGCTTGCCTTCTATAATGCGATTGCCAACAACGGTAAGATGGTGCGTCCGATCTTTACAAAAGAAATCATGCACAACGGCAAGACCGTGCAGAGCTTCTCTACTGAAGTGATCCGGGAATCCATTTGCTCGGAGCGTACGCTGAATATGATAAAGGATATGTTGTTAGGCGTAGTGGAAAAAGGAACCGGCAAGGCTGTCCATTCTGACTTTGTCCGTATTGCCGGTAAAACCGGTACGGCCCAGATCGCTTCGGGAGGTGTTTACCGCCAGGCTGGCCACCAGGTCGCCTTCTGCGGCTATTTCCCGGCCGACGAACCGAAATATTCCTGCATCGTCGTGATCCGTCAGCCGCGCAACGGCTATCCTTCGGGGGGCACGATGTCAGGCGGCGTAGTGAAGGCGATAGCCGAGAAGGTCTATGCCAGCCATATGTCATTCGACATCCGCGACATGGAAAAGGATTCATTGGCAGTGACGTTGCCGCAGCCGAAAGCCGGTGAACGGGGAGCGTTGGAATATGTTTTGGACAAACTCGATATAGAGGCCGATAACGACAGTATCGAAACCCAATGGGTGACGGCTAAGCGTGAGGACGGCAGGGAAGATGTGGAACTGAAAGATATCCCTATCCGCGAAGGATTGGTGCCGAATGTGGTTGGCATGGGAGCGAAAGACGCCGTTTACCTGTTGGAAAGCGTTGGATTACGGGCTTCGTTGAATGGTATGGGGCGGGTATCTTCTCAATCCGTATCTCCCGGTTCACGGGTTTCGAAAGGACAAACCGTTTCATTAACATTAAAATAG